GACGAGGCGTTTGAATCCCACCATGGCGCTGGCAGCCAAACTGCAGCTCAGACAATCCCAGTCGCTGGTGATGACGCCGCAGCTGATGCAGTCGATCCGGCTGCTGCAGCTTACCCATGTCGAGCTCGAACGCTTCATCGACGAGGAGATCGAGCGCAACCCTCTCCTGGAGCGCGCCGAACCGCAGGACGACGCCGCCAGCGACCAGGCCCAGAAAAGCGAGGCCGCGCCGGAGCTGGATAGCGCCGGCGACTGGTTCGAGGGCGAGACGGAGTGGAGCGCGGAAGCGATCTCGCAAAAGCTCGACTCTTCCCTGGAAAACCTGTTTCCCGACGATCCCGGCACCAGCGAGCGGCTGGGGCCGGATCTCACGGCTCAGTGGAAGTCTGCAGCGGGCAGCGCCGGCACAGCCTCATCCGAGGGATTCGACGTCGGCGACATGGCCGCGGCCGCAGTCACATTGCGCGAACATGTCGGCGAGCAGATCGCACTTGCTTCGCTAAGCCCCGGCGAACGTCTCATCGCGGGCGAGCTTGCCGATGGGCTCGACGAGGCCGGTTATCTGCGCACCGACCTGATGGAGATCGCGGTCCGGCTCGGCACGGATGAAGCGGCGGTGGCGCGTGTGCTTGGCGCCTGCCAGAGCTTCGAGCCGGCAGGGCTCTTCGCGCGCGACCTTGCCGAGTGCCTGTCGCTGCAGCTTCAGGCGCGCGACAGGCTCGATCCGGCAATGAAAGCGCTGGTCGCCAACCTCGAGCTTCTGGCGCGGCGCGATTTCCAGACGCTGAAACGCATCTGCGGCGTCGACGAGGAGGACCTCCTCGACATGCTTGCCGAGATCCGCGCTCTCGATCCGCGCCCCGGCCTGGCGTTTTCGGGCGGCGCAAGCGACGCAATCGTCGCCGATGTCGAGGTCCGCGCGGCCAATGACGGCAGCTGGGCAGTTGAGCTCAATGCCGACACGCTGCCGCGCGTGCTGGTGGACAATGTCTACTTCGCCCGTGTCTCGAGCCACGCCAAGGACCAGGCGGAAAAGGATTTTCTCGCCGAATGCCTGCAGAACGCCAACTGGCTGACGCGCAGCCTCGACCAGCGGGCCAAGACTATTCTCAAGGTGGCGTCGGAAATCGTGCGGCAGCAGGACGCCTTTCTCGTCCATGGCGTGCGCCACCTCAAGCCGCTCAACCTGCGCACGGTGGCCGATGCCATCGGCATGCATGAATCGACCGTCAGCCGCGTCACCGCCAACAAATACATGCTGACGCCGCGCGGGGTTTTCGAGCTGCGCTATTTCTTCACGGCGTCGATCGCCTCGGCCGAAGGCGGCGAAGCGCACTCTTCCGAGGCCGTGCGCGACCGCATCAAGCAGATGATCGACGAGGAAAAGCCCGCCGACGTGCTTTCCGACGACGCCATCGTCGACATGCTCAAGGAAATTGGTGTCGATATCGCGCGCCGCACCGTCGCGAAATACCGCGAAGGCATGAATATCCCATCGTCTGTGCAAAGGCGGCGGGAGAAGCGGGCGCTCGCGAACGCCGGCCGCTAGGCCCGCCTGTATTCGGGCGATGCCGGCCCGACCCGAATCCCGATGATTTCCCGCAATCCCCAAGCTTGATTGACAAGCCGCAATGAAGTGTCTAGAAGCCCGCCCGCATGAGCAGGGCGTAATGCCCGCTTGCAAATGGGTCCGTCAGACAAGGCCATGGACGGCCAAGAAGGCGACTTGTGATCAACCGGAAAGTTCGGGTCTAAAATCGGCGCGCATGCCGCTGCGAAGCTTGTGCGCGCGCACCACGGGTATAAACTCGGGACCAGTTTGAAGCCTGGGCAAGGAAGGTCAGTTTTCAGATGAATCTACGCATTTCGGGAAAACACATGGACATCGGCGATGCGTTCCGCACGCGCATCAACGACCGGGTCGGCGAGGCGATCGAGAAATATTTCGATCGGGGTTTTTCAGGACATGTCACGGTCATCAAATCGGGGTCGCGTTTCTCCGCCGACTGCATGATCCGGCTCGATTCCGGCGCTTCCTTGCAGGCGACCGGCGACGCCCAGGACCCGACGCTTGCCTTCGAGGCGGCCGCCGATCGCCTGGAAACACGGCTGCGCCGCTACAAGCGCCGGCTGAAATCGCGCAACACCGGCAACGGCAATGGCGAAGAGCCGACCGACATCGCCTATACGGTGATGGCTCCCCTCACAGATGATGAGGAAGACATTCCGGAGGACTTCGCTCCGGCCATCGTCGCCGAATCAAGCATGACGCTGCGGACCATGTCGGTGGCGTCTGCCGTCATCGAGCTCGACAACAGCGACAGCCCGGTATTCCTGTTCCGCAACGCCGGGACCGACCATCTCAACATCGTCTACCGCCGGCCGGATGGCAATATCGGCTGGATCGATCCGTCGACGACCAAAGTCGCACAAGCATAAAAAGCCGGCCGCGCGAGGGGGCGACGACTGGCACGGCAGGCGAGCAAGGGATTTTTCAAGCATGGATCTCAGCGATCTCATCAGCGTCCCGGCGATCATGCCGGCGTTGAAGGCGAATTCCAAAAAGCAGCTTCTGCAATTGCTGTCGGAGAGGGCGGCGGCGATTTCGGGAATTCCGGAGCGGGAGGTGTTCGACACCATCCTGCAGCGCGAACGGCTGGGATCGACCGGCGTCGGCAACGGCATCGCCATTCCGCACGGCAAGCTCGCCGGCGTGAAGCGGATCGCCGGTGTCTTCGCGCGGCTGGAAACGCCCGTCGATTTCGAGGCATTGGACGACCAGCCGGTCGACCTCGTCTTTCTGCTGCTGGCGCCCGAAGGCGCAGGCGCCGACCATCTCAAGGCGCTGTCGCGCATCGCGCGCGTGCTGCGCGATGCCGACACAGTGGCCAAGATCAGGGGTACGCGCGACGCGGTGGCGATCCACGCCCTGCTGTCCGACACGCAGGCCTCGCACGCAGCCTGAAGTTTTGGGATAGAACTCTAGTTTTGAGAAGAAACCCTAGAGGGGCCGCCGGGAGCGGCCCTTTCCATTTTCGAACTGCCAGCAATCGCCTTAGAGCGTTTCACCGTTTCACGGAAACGGCGAACCGCTCTATCCCTTTGTTTTTACGCGATTCCGGACGGAAAACCGCTCACACTTTTCCTGGAATTGCTCTAGTGGATGGCGACAGTGGTCAGATCGTTCTCCAACGCACCCGCCAGCGCCCGGTCACGGGCATCGGAAAGCAGGATCGGCTGGCCGTTGGCGGCAAACAAAGCCCACAGCTCCAGGCCGGGCGCGATTTCGCCGAGGCCCGGGAAGCGGCCGCGCAGGTCGTCGCTCGACACTTTCCGCAGATAAGCGACAGAGCCTTCGCCGAGATGGGCGAGTTCGCCGCTGGTCATGGTGATCATTTCGTCAGTTCTGGTCATTTCAAGCCTCCTTGGCGCGAGGACGCCAGGATTGGCCGCCTCGCATAGAGCCATCGGCGAAGGTCAGTCTTTCACCGATATGTTTATTTTCCGTACCAGCCGCTCGGCCTCCGGCCGATCGAGATCGATCGACAGCAGGCCGTTCTTCAACTCGGCCGCTATCACCCGCATGCCGTCGGCCAGCACGAAACAGCGCTGGAACTGGCGCGCGGCGATGCCGCGGTGCAGGAATTCGCGCTCGGTGTCGTCGGTCTGGCGACCGCGCACGATCAGCTGGTTTTCCTCCGTGGTGACATCGAGGTCGCTTTCGGCGAAACCGGCAACGGCCAGTGTGATGCGCAGCCTTTCGGCCTTGCCGTCAGCGGCGCTGAGGCGCTCGATGTTGTACGGCGGATAGCTGTCGCCGGTCTTCGCCAGACGCTCCAGCGTCTTTTCCATGGCATCGAAACCCAAAAGAAGCGGGCTGGAGAAGGGCGTCATTCGACTCATTGTTACACTGTCCTCTGAAGAGCGACACAAACTGGAAAAACCCGGATGGCATTTTTCCCGATGGTCTTGATATGGTCCGCCGCGCGATCAAGTTCAAGCCATTAAACCCCGCCCAAAAAGACTCCCCAAAAAGGAATTGAAATGCCCCAGTCCAGAAAGATCATCATTGACACGGATCCCGGCCAGGACGATGCCGTCGCCATATTGCTGGCGCTCGGCAGTTCCGAGCTGGAGATCGTCGGCATCACCGCGGTTGCCGGCAACGTGCCGCTGAAGCTGACCCAGAACAACGCCCGCAAGATCTGCGAGCTGGCCGGCAGGCCAGACATGAAGGTCTATGCTGGCGCCATCCGGCCGCTGACGCGCGAGTTGGTCACCGCCGAGGAAGTGCATGGCAAGACCGGCTTGAACGGCCCGCAGCTGCCCGAGCCGACCATGCCGTTGCAGGAACAATACGCGGTCGATTTCATCGTCGAGACGCTAATGCGCGAAGAAAGCGGCACGATCACGCTGTGCCCGCTCGGACCGCTCACCAACATAGCGCTGGCGCTGATCCGCGAGCCCAGGATCGCGCCCCGCATCAAGGAAATCGTCCTGATGGGCGGCGGCTTCTTCGAGGGCGGCAATGTCACCCCGGCCGCCGAATTCAACATCTATGTCGACCCGCAGGCCGCCGATCTGGTGTTCAAATCGGGCATCCCGATCGTGATGATGCCGCTCGACGTCACCCACAAGGCGCTGACCTCGTCAAAGCGCATACAGGCTTTCCGCCAGCTCGGCACCAAGGTCGGCACCGCGACCGCCGAGATGCTGGAGTTTTTCGAACGCTATGACGAGGAGAAATACGGCACCGATGGCGGGCCACTGCACGATCCGTGCGTGATCGCCTATCTCCTGAAGCCGGAACTGTTCAAGGGTCGCCGCTGCAATGTCAGCGTGGAGACCGCGTCGGAGCTCACCATGGGCATGACGGTGATCGACTGGTGGGGCGTCACCAAGCGGGAAAAGAACGCCACCGTGATGCGCGACATCGACCATGACGGCTTCTTCGCGCTGTTGGTGGAGCGGCTGGGGCGGCTCTGAAAGCTTCCTTCTCCCCGTCTACGGGGAGAAGGTGCCGGCAGGCGGATGAGGGGCGGCGCGAATGTTGGTGTTTTGCCTGCAACCCCGGCGCTGCCCATCACCCGGTCGCTTCGCGACCACCCTCTCCCCGTGAACGGGGCGAGGAAGACTGCTCACTTCGCTTTCGTAAACGCCAGCCAGAGCCCGCCGCCGACGAGAAAACTGCCGCTGATGCGTGACATCAGCCTGACGCGGCTGGCCGACAGCAGCCGGCCGGCGCGGCCGGCGGCAAGGGCGTAGGTCGAGTCCGACATGGCGGCGAAGATCATCGCCGTCAGGCCCATGACCACGATCTGCAGCGTGTAATTGCCCTGCGGCGCGATGAACTGCGGGAAGAAGGCGCCGAAGAACACCAAGGTCTTCGGATTGCTGATCGCCACCAGAAAACCCTGCAGGAAGAAGCCGCCGCGCGGCTTCTTCGCCGACCCGTCCGGGTTCAGCGCGCCTTTTGCGCGAAACATCTGGATGCCCATCCAGATCAGGTAGGCGGCGCCGATCAGCCGCACCCATTCGAACCAGTGGCCCATGCCGGCGATCAGTGTGTTGAGGCCGATGCCGACGATTGCGATCATGATGGCGAGCCCGGCCTGCGTGCCGGCGACGTTGGCCAAGCCGGCGCGCGAGCCGTGGCGGATGCTGTTGGCGATGATCAGCGTGACGGTCGGGCCCGGTACCAGGATGATGACGATGCAGGCGACGACATAGGTGGCGTAGAGTTCCAGCGACATGATTTCCCTCGAACAGGACGGCGCCGACTTGGGCGGAGCGCGATCAATGCACGGGATTGGTGCTGGCGCAAGCTGGCCGGGCAGGGCGGCCCGTCACGCGGCCCCCACCGGCCAGGGCAGCGTCGCCTCGTAGGCGGCGCCGGCCTTGAGCACGGCGAGGTCGCCGCGCGGGCGGCCGATCAATTGCATGCCCATCGGCCGGCCTTTTGCGTCGAAGCCGGCCGGCACGTTGAGCGCCGGGCAGCCGCCCAGCGTGGCAAAGGCGGAGACCTGCATCCACCGGTGATAGCTGTCCATGCTCCGCCCCGCGACCTCGCGCGGCCAGTGGGTGGTTACGCCGAACGGGAAGACCTGCGCGGTCGGCAGAGCGATGAGGTCGAAGCGCTCGAACAGCGACAGCAGCGTGCGATGCCACTCGGTGCGCCAGACGCTGGCGGCATGGATCTGCGGCGCGGTAAGGCGCATCGCCTGTTCCACTTCCCAGACGGCCTCAGGCTTCAGAAGCCTGCGCTTTTCCGGGTCATCGTAATGCGCTTTCAACCCGCAGCCGCTGCTTGCCTGGCGCAAGGTGACGAAAGCCTGCCACAACGCCTCGAAATCGACATCCGGCACCAGCGCTTCGCTGGGGAACGACGCGTCCGCAAAGCGGGCAAGCGCGGTCTCGCAGAGGTCGAGCACGCCCGGTTCCGTCGGCAGATGGCCGCCGAGATCGCCCAGCCAGGCGACGCGGCCGCCGGAGGCTTTCGTCCCCAAGCCGCCGAGGAACGAGCCCTCCTTGGCATAGGACAAGGGTGCCTGCGGATGGTAGCCCGCCTGTTCGTCGAGCAGCAGTGCGATGTCGCGCACGCTGCGGCCCATCGGTCCCTCGACGCCCATCTGCGAATGGAAGACGTCGATGTCGGGGCCGGCGGGCACGAGCCCCTGCGAGGGACGGAAGCCGTAGACATTGTTGTAGGCCGCCGGATGCAGCAGCGAGCCGCCGAAGTCGCTGCCGTCGGCGACCGGCAGCATGTTGAGCGCCAGTGCCACCGCCGCGCCGCCGCTCGAGCCGCCGGCGGTCAGCGCCGGGTCGAAGGCGTTGAGCGTCGGCCCGAAGACCGGATTGTACGTGTTGGAGCCAAGGCCGAATTCCGGAACATTGGTCTTGCCGATGATGATGGCGCCGGCCTTGCGGATGCGCTCGACGAAGAAGTCGTCCGTTTCAGGGATGAAATCGGCGAAGATCGGCGAGCCGAAGGTGGTCCTCAGCCCCTTGGTCAGGGCGAGGTCCTTGATGGCGATCGGCAGGCCGAACAGCGATCCGGCCTCGCCGCCGCGGGCCAGATGAGCATCGGCGTTGTCGGCTTCGGCCAGGATGTCGGCGCGCTCGCGCAGCGAGACGATAGCGTTGACCAGCGGGTTGACGGCCTCGATGCGGTCAAGGGAAGCGCTGACGACTTCACGCACCGACAATTGCCCTTGCCTGATCCTGTCGGCGAGCTCGACGGCGGAGAGGCGACAGATATCGCCGGCCGCCGGCAGGGCATGCTTGGTGACGGGCCGCATGCTTAACGCGTTCCCGCCAGGGCAGCGTCGACATCCTTGGCCAGTGGGATCGCCGGCTGCGCGCCTGGCTTCAGGCAGGCAAGCGAGCCGGCCGCGGCGGCGCGGGTGATCGCATCCCCAAGCGACAAGCCGGACGACAGGCCGGCGCCGAAATAGCCGCAAAAAGTGTCGCCGGCGCCGACGGTGTCGACCGGCGTGATCTTTAGCGCCTGGATTGTGAGGAAATCGTCCGGCGTTGCGGCCAGCACGCCGTCGCCGCCGAGCGTGACGACGATGGCGCGGCCGGTCTTTTGGGCGTAGTCGCGCATGCGGGCGGGGCGGTCGCGCCCGGAAAGCGACAGCGCTTCGCCGTAGAGATCGAATTCGGTCTCGTTGGCGACGGCATAGTCGGCCTTGCCGAGGAAGCCGGCGGCTTCGGCCCGGAAAGGCGCGGTGTTGAGCACGCTGACGGCGCCCGCCGCGCGCGCCGCGTCGAGCGCGGCCTCGACCGTCTGCAGCGGGATCTCGTGCTGCAGGAGCACGACATCGCCCTTTTTGAGATAGGCCTTGGTGACATCGCCCGGCACCACCGAATCATTGGCGCCCGGCACGACGGCGATGACGTTCTCGCCGTCGGCGCCGACCAGGATCAGCGCCGTGCCGGTGGAGGCGAAGCTTTGGCCGACACCGGAGAGATCGACATTGCCGGCCTTGAGCAAAGCGAGCGCTTCGGGGGCAAAGCTATCCTTGCCGACCGCGCCAACCATGCGCACCTGGGCTCCCGCGCGCGCCGCGGCCAGCGCCTGGTTGGCGCCCTTGCCGCCGGGGGCGGTGGCAAAGCTCGAGCCGCGCACCGTCTCGCCGGGTTCCGGCAGGCGGTCGACATTGGCAATGAGATCGAGGTTGATCGAGCCGACAACGATAATCACAAAAACTGCCTCCCGTTGAAGCGGCCCGGCCCTTGCTTGAAAGGCGGACCTGCTCCAAGATTCTGCTTTTCGCAATTCCTGGGAAATGGGCGGCGAAGCGCTCATCGCGGAATTGCGTGCTGGGGGCGAAGCTAGCCGCAAAGACCGCCGGTTGCCAGATCATGCCGGTTGCGCGGGCTCTTGGCCCACAGGCATCATTCGCAGCGCACCGTCACCGTGCCTTGATAGTTGCCTGCCGGGAAGATGCCGGGCGACTTCGTGGCGGTGAGATCGACCTGGATGGTGTGGGTGCCGTTGGTCACCCGCTGCGGCGAGCTGCCCGGTATGTCCACGCCCGAGCCGTCGAGGCGGAAGACGGAGGCGAACGAGACATTGGTGTCGCCGCCGCTCGGTGCCGAGGTAAAGGCGATCGGCGCCGGCGCGGAAACGGTATAGCAGTCCAGCAGGTTTAGGATGGAACACAGCGTCGAGTTCGCTGTGATGGTGGCGCCGGCGCTCGACCCGCCTGCCTGCTTTGAGCCGAAGATGTTGATGGCGGGGTTCGATTTCATCGTCCCCGAGGCGCCGATCATGATCGTGCAGGTGCCGATGATCGCCGCCTGCGCCGGAAGGCAGAGACCGGCAAGCGCCGCCAGCGCTAACAGCGCGCTTCTATTTCCGCTTCTTCTTCTCATTGCTGGTCGTGCCTCTGATGGTCCAGCCTTCATTGGCCCATCCCGCTGATTTGACTTGAGCCACGTTGGCTTGGACCCCGTTGGCTTGCGCCGCGCCGGCTTGCGCCGCGCTGGCTTGGGACGCAGCGTCCTGGGGCGGCGAGGCGGGCACACTTCCCGTCGTCTGGCCGTCGGCGCCGAGGCCCATTTTGAGCAGCTTCAATTCCAACTGCAGGCGCTCGACTTCCAACTCGTAGAGGCGGCTGCAATCGACGCGTTTGGGCGTCCGCCCGATCGGGATCACCACGCGGCCATAGGTGGCGATGTCGCTGTTGGTCTGGTTGCTTGAGTTGTTGCCGCGGATGACGCCGAGGTCGAGATAGGCGCCGCTGCCGGAAACGGCTGAGCGGCAGGTCGTGCCGTCGCTGGCATGAACCTCGTCCTGGCCCTGGGGCAAGGTGACGCCGGGCAGGCTGAAACCGGTCTGGTTCTGATTCAGGTTCAGGATATCCTCGGCAAGTCCCCGACCGACGACAGCCAGGGCGGGCAGCAAGGACAAGGTCAGAACCTGCGATGCCCGAAGAACTTTCCGCATATCTGTGCCCTTATCTGGGTCTGCTCGCTTGGAAAGGGGATACTCTCGGTACAGATACGCACTTTACGCTCGTTCGCGCCGTCGAACGGGACGACCACCAGGACCGGGCGCGACGCTTGGCCGGCCAGAAGGAACGCGCTCGGCGTGATCCTGGCCGCGACAGGCTGGAAATCCTGGTCGTAGACATGGACCTCGACGCGGATGCGCTGGTTGTACGGGTTGCCCGGAAAGACACGGACAGCAAAGGCATCGGTGAAGGATCGCACCTCGCCCCGCATCGGCGTCATCGACTGGCCGGTCGCCGCTACGGGAGGCAGCGCGGCGATCAGGCCCGCCGCCAGGATTGCAATTCTTCTCAATGCGATTCTTCTCAAGGACCGCTCCTTTCGCGTGAGGACTATTCGCAGCGCAGCGTCACCGTTGCTTGATAGTTGCCGGCGGAGAACCGGTTCGTGCCGCTCTTGGTGCCGGCGAGATTGACCGCGACCGTCGATGTGCCCGGCACCGTCAGCGCGGTCGCGGTGCCGGTTTCGGCAATCGTCTGCGCGCCTGAAGTGGCGAAGGTCGGAGTCCATGTCGTCGCCGTCGTGTCCGAGGCCGGCACGGTGGTCGTTGTCACCGGGTCCACGCTGAGCGAGACCCCGCCCGTCGTATCGACCTGAGCGCTGCCTGCCGAGCCGCCGGCATTGTGCGAGCTCAGCGACTGAAGATTGCTGCTCACGGTCATCGTGCCGTTGGAGTTGATCGTGATGGTGCAGGTCGCGGTGATCGTGCCGTTGAAAAGCACGTTTCCGGTAGCGGCCGATGCCGTCTGGCAGGCGCAGGCGGCCAGCAGGCCTGCTGCCATTGCGGCCCGAGCGATTTTCATTGAGATCCCTCCTTCGAGCCGGATGGTGCCGGCTCAACGTCGGGTCATCTTCCCTTTATCGTGGTTAATTTAGCGTTAAGTGAAATAACGCGGGGAAGCAACTTACAAGAAAACCGGCTGTAACCATAGGTTGTCTCCGGTTGCATTTCGCAGATGAATCGATCAATTATTTAGGATGTACCGATTTATATTACGATACGCGGTTTTTTCGCAATGGCATGCGAAAAAATCGAATGTTTCAGGACGTCACTTGTCCCGCTTCCCAACCGAGGATGGCGCGTTTGCGCGTCAGACCCCAGTGATAGCCGGTGAGCGCGCCGGACTTGCCCAGCGCCCGATGGCAAGGCACCACGAAGGACATCGGGTTTGCGCCTACCGCCGCACCGACGGCCCGGCTGGCGCTTGGCGCGCCGATGCTCGCCGCGATCGAGGAATAGGTGCAGGCCCTGCCCATCGGGATGCGCAGCAAGGCTTCCCAGACGCGCAGCTGGAAATCGGTGCCGATCATCACCACGCGCAGCGGCTGGTCGGCGCGCCAGTTGGTCGGGTCGAAGACCCGCGCGGCGTAAGCCTGGGTGGCCGACATGTCCTCGACATAAGTCGCGTTCGGCCAGCGGCCGGACATGTCGGCGAAGGCAGCCCGCTCGCCGCCGGCATCGCAGAAGGCGAGGCCGGCGAGGCCGCGGTCAGTGACCATGATCAGCGCGATGCCGAAAGGCGAGATGTGATAACCGTAGCGGATGGTGAGGCCCGCGCCCCGCGTCTTGTAGTCGCCGGGCGACATCGCCTCATGGGTGACGAAGAGGTCGTGCAGCCGGCCGGGGCCGGACATGCCGAGCTCGAACGAGGTCTCCAGCAGCGGCATGCCGGAATCGAGCAGCCTGCGCGCGTGGTCGAGCGTCACCGCCTGCAGAAAGGCTTTCGGTGACAGGCCGGCCCAGCGGGTGAACAGCTTCTGCAGGCCGGTCGGCGTCTCGCCGACTTCCTCGGCCAGCACCTCCAGCGAGGGCTGGTCGCGATAGTCGAGGCTGATCTTCTCGATGGCGCGGCGCACGACATCATAGTCGCTGCCTTCCGGGGTGATATCGTTCTCAAGGATCGCGATCGGCTTCATCTGCGTATTCATGGTCATCTGCGCGTTCATGGCAATGTCTCCTTGGCCGCGAATATCGGTCTTCCAGAGCTTTGCAACCACCCGAAACTTGCCTTCCTGACGCAGGCACCCAGACCATCCTAGAAACCGGAACAAGGGGCGCTGGGCTGGTCCGCATGCTTGTTCGTCGGCCTCTGGAGGCATGTCCCCGCCATGCGCAAGGTCGGCAGGCTGCTGCGCTACCGCTTCTGATTTGCTTGACTTGCTCGGAGCATGATCTTGTCCGAACCGCAGCTCAGCGAAAGCAAAACCGGCGTCCACTTTTCGCTGACGCGGACTTCGGTTCGGGATCATGCTCAGCGCGTCTTGGCGGTCGCCAGCGCGCGCGAAAAGGCGGTGGCGAAGCTTTCGCGGTCGTCGGGATTGAGGAAGCCGCCGATCGCCACGCTCTTGCCCTGCGCTTCGACGGCCAT
This region of Mesorhizobium sp. M2A.F.Ca.ET.046.03.2.1 genomic DNA includes:
- the rpoN gene encoding RNA polymerase factor sigma-54: MALAAKLQLRQSQSLVMTPQLMQSIRLLQLTHVELERFIDEEIERNPLLERAEPQDDAASDQAQKSEAAPELDSAGDWFEGETEWSAEAISQKLDSSLENLFPDDPGTSERLGPDLTAQWKSAAGSAGTASSEGFDVGDMAAAAVTLREHVGEQIALASLSPGERLIAGELADGLDEAGYLRTDLMEIAVRLGTDEAAVARVLGACQSFEPAGLFARDLAECLSLQLQARDRLDPAMKALVANLELLARRDFQTLKRICGVDEEDLLDMLAEIRALDPRPGLAFSGGASDAIVADVEVRAANDGSWAVELNADTLPRVLVDNVYFARVSSHAKDQAEKDFLAECLQNANWLTRSLDQRAKTILKVASEIVRQQDAFLVHGVRHLKPLNLRTVADAIGMHESTVSRVTANKYMLTPRGVFELRYFFTASIASAEGGEAHSSEAVRDRIKQMIDEEKPADVLSDDAIVDMLKEIGVDIARRTVAKYREGMNIPSSVQRRREKRALANAGR
- the raiA gene encoding ribosome-associated translation inhibitor RaiA; translated protein: MNLRISGKHMDIGDAFRTRINDRVGEAIEKYFDRGFSGHVTVIKSGSRFSADCMIRLDSGASLQATGDAQDPTLAFEAAADRLETRLRRYKRRLKSRNTGNGNGEEPTDIAYTVMAPLTDDEEDIPEDFAPAIVAESSMTLRTMSVASAVIELDNSDSPVFLFRNAGTDHLNIVYRRPDGNIGWIDPSTTKVAQA
- the ptsN gene encoding PTS IIA-like nitrogen regulatory protein PtsN, with translation MDLSDLISVPAIMPALKANSKKQLLQLLSERAAAISGIPEREVFDTILQRERLGSTGVGNGIAIPHGKLAGVKRIAGVFARLETPVDFEALDDQPVDLVFLLLAPEGAGADHLKALSRIARVLRDADTVAKIRGTRDAVAIHALLSDTQASHAA
- a CDS encoding DUF1150 family protein — translated: MTRTDEMITMTSGELAHLGEGSVAYLRKVSSDDLRGRFPGLGEIAPGLELWALFAANGQPILLSDARDRALAGALENDLTTVAIH
- a CDS encoding Hsp20 family protein, which encodes MSRMTPFSSPLLLGFDAMEKTLERLAKTGDSYPPYNIERLSAADGKAERLRITLAVAGFAESDLDVTTEENQLIVRGRQTDDTEREFLHRGIAARQFQRCFVLADGMRVIAAELKNGLLSIDLDRPEAERLVRKINISVKD
- a CDS encoding nucleoside hydrolase, encoding MPQSRKIIIDTDPGQDDAVAILLALGSSELEIVGITAVAGNVPLKLTQNNARKICELAGRPDMKVYAGAIRPLTRELVTAEEVHGKTGLNGPQLPEPTMPLQEQYAVDFIVETLMREESGTITLCPLGPLTNIALALIREPRIAPRIKEIVLMGGGFFEGGNVTPAAEFNIYVDPQAADLVFKSGIPIVMMPLDVTHKALTSSKRIQAFRQLGTKVGTATAEMLEFFERYDEEKYGTDGGPLHDPCVIAYLLKPELFKGRRCNVSVETASELTMGMTVIDWWGVTKREKNATVMRDIDHDGFFALLVERLGRL
- a CDS encoding LysE family translocator, with the translated sequence MSLELYATYVVACIVIILVPGPTVTLIIANSIRHGSRAGLANVAGTQAGLAIMIAIVGIGLNTLIAGMGHWFEWVRLIGAAYLIWMGIQMFRAKGALNPDGSAKKPRGGFFLQGFLVAISNPKTLVFFGAFFPQFIAPQGNYTLQIVVMGLTAMIFAAMSDSTYALAAGRAGRLLSASRVRLMSRISGSFLVGGGLWLAFTKAK
- a CDS encoding amidase, translated to MRPVTKHALPAAGDICRLSAVELADRIRQGQLSVREVVSASLDRIEAVNPLVNAIVSLRERADILAEADNADAHLARGGEAGSLFGLPIAIKDLALTKGLRTTFGSPIFADFIPETDDFFVERIRKAGAIIIGKTNVPEFGLGSNTYNPVFGPTLNAFDPALTAGGSSGGAAVALALNMLPVADGSDFGGSLLHPAAYNNVYGFRPSQGLVPAGPDIDVFHSQMGVEGPMGRSVRDIALLLDEQAGYHPQAPLSYAKEGSFLGGLGTKASGGRVAWLGDLGGHLPTEPGVLDLCETALARFADASFPSEALVPDVDFEALWQAFVTLRQASSGCGLKAHYDDPEKRRLLKPEAVWEVEQAMRLTAPQIHAASVWRTEWHRTLLSLFERFDLIALPTAQVFPFGVTTHWPREVAGRSMDSYHRWMQVSAFATLGGCPALNVPAGFDAKGRPMGMQLIGRPRGDLAVLKAGAAYEATLPWPVGAA
- a CDS encoding ribokinase, whose translation is MIIVVGSINLDLIANVDRLPEPGETVRGSSFATAPGGKGANQALAAARAGAQVRMVGAVGKDSFAPEALALLKAGNVDLSGVGQSFASTGTALILVGADGENVIAVVPGANDSVVPGDVTKAYLKKGDVVLLQHEIPLQTVEAALDAARAAGAVSVLNTAPFRAEAAGFLGKADYAVANETEFDLYGEALSLSGRDRPARMRDYAQKTGRAIVVTLGGDGVLAATPDDFLTIQALKITPVDTVGAGDTFCGYFGAGLSSGLSLGDAITRAAAAGSLACLKPGAQPAIPLAKDVDAALAGTR
- a CDS encoding methylated-DNA--[protein]-cysteine S-methyltransferase, with the protein product MNAQMTMNTQMKPIAILENDITPEGSDYDVVRRAIEKISLDYRDQPSLEVLAEEVGETPTGLQKLFTRWAGLSPKAFLQAVTLDHARRLLDSGMPLLETSFELGMSGPGRLHDLFVTHEAMSPGDYKTRGAGLTIRYGYHISPFGIALIMVTDRGLAGLAFCDAGGERAAFADMSGRWPNATYVEDMSATQAYAARVFDPTNWRADQPLRVVMIGTDFQLRVWEALLRIPMGRACTYSSIAASIGAPSASRAVGAAVGANPMSFVVPCHRALGKSGALTGYHWGLTRKRAILGWEAGQVTS